From Salinirubellus salinus, the proteins below share one genomic window:
- a CDS encoding ABC transporter ATP-binding protein — protein sequence MSSRSDTGTAVDAATDPLLTVEDVHTYYGESHILEGVSLAVEEGETVALIGRNGVGKTTTLRSVLQLTPPRRGSIRYRGEELVGLRTHEVASRGVGWIPEERRMFAELTVTENIRIAVPKGGDVEAAIDRAFETFPALDERSSAKAGALSGGQQQMLAIARGLVGDNEFLLVDEPSEGLAPQIVADVADAIAAAAEEATILLVEQNLPLAMDLADRFYLLDNGQVVKEGSTEGVSPDDEELRRYLSA from the coding sequence ATGAGCAGTCGGTCGGACACGGGCACGGCGGTGGACGCCGCTACCGACCCCCTCCTCACCGTCGAGGACGTCCACACCTACTACGGCGAGAGCCACATCCTCGAGGGCGTCTCGCTCGCCGTCGAGGAGGGCGAGACGGTCGCGCTCATCGGCCGGAACGGCGTCGGCAAGACGACGACGCTCCGCTCCGTGCTCCAGTTGACGCCGCCTCGTCGCGGCTCCATCCGCTACCGCGGCGAGGAACTGGTCGGTCTCCGGACTCACGAGGTGGCCTCGCGCGGCGTCGGCTGGATCCCCGAGGAACGCCGGATGTTCGCCGAACTCACCGTCACCGAGAACATCCGTATCGCGGTGCCGAAGGGCGGTGACGTGGAGGCGGCCATCGACCGGGCGTTCGAGACGTTCCCGGCGCTGGACGAGCGAAGCAGCGCGAAAGCCGGGGCGCTCTCGGGCGGCCAGCAGCAGATGCTCGCCATCGCTCGCGGGCTCGTCGGCGACAACGAGTTCCTGCTGGTCGACGAACCGAGCGAGGGACTGGCCCCGCAGATCGTGGCCGACGTGGCCGACGCCATCGCCGCGGCCGCCGAGGAGGCGACCATCCTGCTCGTCGAGCAGAACCTGCCGCTGGCGATGGACCTCGCGGACCGCTTCTACCTGCTCGACAACGGGCAGGTCGTCAAGGAGGGCTCCACCGAGGGTGTGAGCCCGGACGACGAGGAACTCCGGAGGTACCTCTCGGCATGA
- a CDS encoding class I adenylate-forming enzyme family protein: MDRTYESVQAALDPTTRKAETMGEAIAAARSVRPDAPYLTFAETGETYTVAEMDDWATRVAGGLADLGVSKGDRVGLYLRNSPAFVASVYACAKLGAVQVPINPDYREREVRHAFETAGPVACLVGPDTDHHQNLGAVEGEFDAFEHCVLVEDAVAEPVDEPEPLVDCALSVHRFADLDGTVPDVDVGPADPFTIIYTSGTTGLPKPALLPHRSYLLSGKSFLPALPDEDVNYNPFPLFHGNNQYYSMVGPLLAGTEWLLGRKFTASKFREYVDRYGVTSFNILGGTPKLLLSTYDSFPETTLEVAIGPIGTETWDRFADRFSLRVLQIYSQTESPTLLMNHPEPGKVRKGAIGKPMFPDRGHEVTVLDRDGNPAPAGEEGELTRTDPGAMLEYFQMPEKTEETLRDGRIFSGDVVRVDEDGYCYYVDRVKFMIRRSGENIAPREVEEVIDELEGVEESAVIPVPDDLRGEEVKAMVKRASVDGVTERDVVRQVATTLAAHKVPRYVEFVDSFPKTPSERIQRVQLAEQEKERDEFGWDREREYPDWADAV, encoded by the coding sequence ATGGACAGAACCTACGAGTCGGTACAGGCGGCGCTGGACCCGACCACACGTAAGGCCGAGACGATGGGCGAGGCCATCGCGGCGGCGCGGTCGGTCCGGCCGGACGCCCCGTATCTCACGTTCGCCGAGACGGGCGAGACGTACACCGTCGCCGAGATGGACGACTGGGCGACCCGCGTGGCCGGCGGCCTCGCCGACCTCGGCGTCTCGAAGGGCGACCGGGTGGGACTCTACCTGCGGAACTCGCCGGCGTTCGTCGCGAGCGTCTACGCCTGTGCGAAACTCGGCGCCGTGCAGGTCCCCATCAACCCCGACTACCGCGAGCGCGAGGTCCGCCACGCGTTCGAGACGGCCGGGCCGGTCGCCTGTCTCGTCGGCCCCGACACGGACCACCACCAGAACCTCGGGGCCGTCGAGGGGGAGTTCGACGCCTTCGAGCACTGCGTCCTCGTCGAGGACGCCGTCGCGGAGCCGGTGGACGAGCCCGAACCGCTCGTCGACTGCGCGCTCTCGGTCCACCGCTTCGCCGACCTCGACGGGACGGTACCCGACGTCGACGTTGGGCCGGCGGACCCGTTCACCATCATCTACACCTCGGGGACGACCGGCCTCCCCAAACCCGCCCTCCTCCCGCATCGCTCGTACCTGCTCTCGGGCAAGTCGTTCCTCCCGGCGCTCCCCGACGAGGACGTGAACTACAACCCGTTCCCGCTGTTCCACGGCAACAACCAGTACTACTCGATGGTCGGGCCGCTGCTGGCCGGCACCGAGTGGCTCCTCGGCCGGAAGTTCACCGCCTCGAAGTTCCGCGAGTACGTCGACCGCTACGGAGTCACCTCGTTCAACATCCTCGGCGGCACCCCGAAACTCCTGCTCTCGACGTACGACTCGTTCCCCGAGACGACGCTGGAGGTCGCCATCGGCCCCATCGGCACCGAGACGTGGGACCGGTTCGCGGACCGCTTCTCGCTGCGGGTCCTCCAGATATACTCCCAGACGGAGTCCCCGACGCTGCTGATGAACCACCCCGAGCCCGGGAAGGTCCGGAAGGGCGCCATCGGCAAGCCGATGTTCCCGGACCGCGGTCACGAGGTGACCGTCCTCGACCGGGACGGGAACCCGGCGCCCGCGGGCGAGGAGGGTGAACTCACCCGCACGGACCCCGGCGCGATGCTGGAGTACTTCCAGATGCCCGAGAAGACCGAGGAGACGCTCCGCGACGGCCGCATCTTCTCCGGCGACGTCGTGCGCGTCGACGAGGACGGCTACTGCTACTACGTCGACCGCGTGAAGTTCATGATCCGCCGGTCGGGCGAGAACATCGCCCCCCGTGAGGTCGAGGAGGTCATCGACGAACTCGAGGGCGTCGAGGAGTCCGCGGTGATACCGGTCCCCGACGACCTCCGCGGCGAGGAGGTGAAAGCGATGGTCAAGCGCGCGAGCGTCGACGGCGTCACCGAGCGCGACGTGGTCCGGCAGGTCGCCACGACCCTCGCCGCGCACAAGGTCCCGCGCTACGTCGAGTTCGTCGACTCGTTCCCGAAGACGCCGAGCGAGCGCATCCAGCGCGTGCAGTTGGCCGAGCAAGAGAAGGAACGTGACGAGTTCGGCTGGGACCGCGAACGGGAGTATCCGGACTGGGCGGACGCGGTGTAG
- a CDS encoding sulfatase yields MTDPGRNVLFVVMDTVRKDHLTPYGYDRPTTPGLDEFAAEARVYDNAVAQAPWTLPSHASMFTGLYPSDHKATQEDPYLPEEIGTLAQSVSDAGYATACYSSNAWITPYTRLTAGFDSQDNFFEVMPGDFLSGTLADLWQKVNDSPRLRKVANRLVELGNDVHEYLADGEGADSKTPKVVDQTIEFMDANEEFFAFVNLMDAHLPVFPPEEYREEFAPGVDPTEVCQNSKEYNSGARDISDEEFEDIRGLYDAEIRHIDAQLTRLFEWMQENGKWEDTTVVVCADHGELHGEHGLYGHEFCIYDPLVNVPLIVKDPDLESGREERTVELLDLYHTVLDATDAQALGEPFDETRSLLSADYREFADGEYGFVEYHRPVVELKQLETKAREAGITLAEDSRYYSRMRAARRTDGKYIRNERIADEAYRVDSDPGETDPVSPDEDEVVAEVEATLAAFEDRYGGDWDSMDVDGDGLDAMSDDAKARLQDLGYVE; encoded by the coding sequence ATGACCGACCCCGGCCGGAACGTCCTGTTCGTCGTCATGGACACGGTCCGGAAGGACCACCTGACGCCGTACGGCTACGACCGGCCGACGACGCCGGGCCTCGACGAGTTCGCCGCGGAGGCTCGCGTCTACGACAACGCGGTCGCACAGGCGCCCTGGACCCTCCCCTCGCACGCCTCGATGTTCACCGGGCTCTACCCGAGCGACCACAAGGCGACGCAGGAGGACCCGTACCTCCCCGAGGAGATCGGGACGCTCGCCCAGTCCGTCTCGGACGCGGGCTACGCCACGGCGTGTTACTCCTCGAACGCGTGGATCACGCCCTACACCCGCCTCACGGCCGGGTTCGACTCGCAGGACAACTTCTTCGAGGTGATGCCCGGCGACTTCCTCTCGGGGACGCTGGCGGACCTCTGGCAGAAGGTCAACGACTCGCCACGGTTGCGGAAGGTGGCGAACCGCCTCGTCGAACTCGGCAACGACGTCCACGAGTACCTCGCCGACGGCGAGGGGGCCGACTCGAAGACGCCGAAGGTCGTCGACCAGACCATCGAGTTCATGGACGCCAACGAGGAGTTCTTCGCGTTCGTCAACCTCATGGACGCGCACCTCCCGGTCTTCCCGCCCGAGGAGTACCGCGAGGAGTTCGCGCCTGGGGTGGACCCAACCGAGGTGTGCCAGAACTCGAAGGAGTACAACTCCGGCGCGCGCGACATCAGCGACGAGGAGTTCGAGGACATCCGCGGGCTCTACGACGCCGAGATACGGCACATCGACGCCCAACTGACGCGCCTGTTCGAGTGGATGCAGGAGAACGGCAAGTGGGAGGACACCACCGTCGTCGTCTGTGCGGACCACGGCGAACTCCACGGGGAACACGGCCTCTACGGCCACGAGTTCTGCATCTACGACCCGCTCGTGAACGTCCCGCTCATCGTGAAGGACCCAGACCTCGAATCGGGCCGCGAGGAGCGGACCGTCGAACTGCTGGACCTGTACCACACCGTCCTCGACGCGACGGACGCGCAGGCGCTCGGCGAGCCGTTCGACGAGACGCGCTCGCTCCTCTCGGCCGACTACCGGGAGTTCGCCGACGGCGAGTACGGCTTCGTGGAGTACCACCGGCCCGTGGTCGAGTTGAAGCAACTGGAGACGAAGGCGCGGGAGGCCGGGATCACGCTCGCGGAGGACTCGCGGTACTACTCCCGGATGCGCGCGGCCCGCCGCACGGACGGGAAGTACATCCGCAACGAGCGCATCGCCGACGAGGCCTACCGGGTCGACTCGGACCCCGGCGAGACCGACCCCGTCTCGCCCGACGAGGACGAGGTCGTCGCCGAGGTGGAGGCGACGCTCGCGGCGTTCGAGGACCGCTACGGCGGGGACTGGGACTCGATGGACGTCGACGGGGACGGGTTGGACGCGATGAGCGACGACGCGAAGGCGCGTCTGCAGGACCTCGGGTACGTGGAGTAG
- a CDS encoding ABC transporter substrate-binding protein has translation MERNHISRRRFVAAAGAAGIAGLAGCSSGDGTPTPTEEPTDTPGGGGGGGSTDTATGTPQPVSGTVRIGVLQPVSGSLQYYGQQSLWGLFQGFNYKSESEFAPPAETGTQTVSVGDVDYELVVRDTQLSADEAQTIATNFVQQEDVDVIVGCSSSAAANRVIQTVSTQVDIPTLIGPAASADITANAETCAPNVFRASENTAMDARSGGTYVAQNSDVSSVYLFGADYSFGRAVVNNYRSVLESQGVEIVGEQFLPRGYSEWEGLLDNAESAGAGGIVAGFTVQTLPQLFTTFLNGDYSFKVFGGFATQVTTGIVGQTLQNELGTPLTEEKLQNANLGPFTSRYHWNQYDNDINSAFVDSYTSAYGIVPDLFSSGLFTTASALVQAVESAGSTEGADLVSALQGMTVTDTPKGEGAYTFQEYNNQARSEMTIAGVAPNDEDNWDAAIKPGEAVERIPADQTTIPADSSEMGCSL, from the coding sequence ATGGAACGAAATCACATCTCGCGGCGACGGTTCGTCGCCGCGGCTGGTGCGGCCGGCATCGCCGGCCTCGCGGGCTGTTCGAGTGGCGACGGCACGCCGACCCCGACCGAGGAACCGACGGACACCCCCGGCGGCGGGGGTGGTGGCGGGAGCACCGACACCGCGACGGGGACGCCACAGCCGGTCTCTGGAACCGTGAGGATCGGCGTCCTCCAGCCGGTGTCGGGGAGCCTGCAGTACTACGGCCAGCAGTCGCTCTGGGGGCTGTTCCAGGGGTTCAACTACAAGAGCGAGAGCGAGTTCGCCCCGCCGGCCGAGACGGGGACCCAGACGGTCAGCGTCGGCGACGTGGACTACGAACTCGTCGTCCGGGACACACAGCTCTCGGCCGACGAGGCGCAGACCATCGCGACGAACTTCGTCCAGCAGGAGGACGTCGACGTCATCGTCGGCTGCAGCTCCTCTGCGGCGGCCAACCGCGTCATCCAGACCGTCTCGACGCAGGTCGACATCCCGACGCTCATCGGGCCGGCGGCGTCGGCCGACATCACCGCGAATGCCGAGACGTGTGCGCCGAACGTGTTCCGCGCCAGCGAGAACACCGCGATGGACGCCCGCTCGGGCGGCACATACGTCGCGCAGAACTCGGACGTCTCGTCGGTGTACCTGTTCGGCGCGGACTACTCGTTCGGCCGTGCGGTGGTCAACAACTACCGCTCGGTACTCGAGTCGCAGGGCGTGGAGATCGTCGGCGAGCAGTTCCTCCCGCGGGGCTACTCCGAGTGGGAGGGCCTGCTCGACAACGCCGAGAGCGCGGGGGCTGGGGGGATCGTCGCCGGATTCACGGTCCAGACGCTCCCGCAACTGTTCACCACGTTCCTGAACGGCGACTACTCGTTCAAGGTGTTCGGCGGCTTCGCCACACAGGTGACGACCGGCATCGTCGGGCAGACCCTGCAGAACGAGCTGGGGACGCCGCTGACCGAGGAGAAACTGCAGAACGCGAATCTCGGGCCGTTCACCTCGCGCTACCACTGGAACCAGTACGACAACGACATCAACAGCGCGTTCGTCGACAGCTACACCTCGGCGTACGGCATCGTCCCGGACCTGTTCAGCTCCGGGCTGTTCACGACCGCCTCGGCGCTCGTGCAGGCCGTCGAGTCAGCCGGCTCTACCGAGGGTGCAGACCTCGTCTCCGCGCTGCAGGGGATGACCGTCACGGACACCCCGAAGGGTGAGGGCGCCTACACGTTCCAGGAGTACAACAACCAGGCGCGCTCGGAGATGACCATCGCGGGTGTCGCGCCCAACGACGAGGACAACTGGGACGCGGCAATCAAGCCCGGCGAGGCCGTCGAGCGCATCCCGGCCGACCAGACGACCATCCCCGCGGACTCCTCGGAGATGGGGTGCTCGCTGTAG
- a CDS encoding DUF5783 family protein — MSEFDPERFEEEKYRDHLTQLQQAYKAAFGRMREDLGYDSTLVHAVDQFVLNESEPFWDDERETFRVDVPAEPTPAQRVESAGVVVDESKLDAMLADYRETLAEELEVQFGLREPPEENA; from the coding sequence ATGAGCGAGTTCGACCCGGAGCGGTTCGAGGAGGAGAAGTACCGCGACCACCTCACCCAGCTCCAGCAGGCGTACAAGGCTGCGTTCGGTCGGATGCGCGAGGACCTCGGCTACGACTCCACGCTCGTCCACGCCGTCGACCAGTTCGTGCTCAACGAGTCGGAGCCATTCTGGGACGACGAACGCGAGACGTTCCGCGTGGACGTCCCGGCGGAGCCGACGCCGGCCCAGCGCGTGGAGAGCGCCGGCGTGGTCGTCGACGAGTCGAAACTGGACGCGATGCTGGCGGACTACCGTGAGACGCTGGCCGAGGAACTGGAGGTCCAGTTCGGCCTGCGCGAGCCCCCCGAGGAGAACGCATAA
- a CDS encoding ABC transporter ATP-binding protein yields the protein MLRTAGLTKRFGGLTAVDSVDFELDEELTSLIGPNGAGKTTFFDLLTGVLEPTEGTIELRAGDEWRDVTEAAPHGTARLGVHRSYQVTNLFPTSTVLENVRVAAQAHGEDSMRAWRNVNAFTDYAEEAHRILERVGLDGEAHTVAETLSHGAKRQLEVGIALAGDPDVLLLDEPNAGVSSESVGDIIDLIEDVADDHAVLLVEHNMDIVMNVSDHIVVLDRGSVIADGPPSEVRGDPTVQEAYLGGYEPGTAGRSGSDTGSEEGSVA from the coding sequence TTGCTCCGCACGGCCGGGCTGACCAAGCGGTTCGGTGGGCTGACCGCCGTCGACAGCGTCGACTTCGAGCTGGACGAGGAGCTCACGTCGCTCATCGGGCCGAACGGGGCCGGCAAGACGACGTTCTTCGACCTGCTGACCGGCGTGCTCGAGCCCACGGAGGGGACCATCGAGCTCCGGGCGGGAGACGAGTGGCGCGACGTGACCGAGGCCGCCCCCCACGGGACGGCCCGGCTGGGCGTCCACCGCTCGTACCAGGTGACGAACCTGTTCCCCACCTCGACGGTGCTGGAGAACGTCCGCGTGGCCGCGCAGGCCCACGGCGAGGACTCGATGCGCGCGTGGCGCAACGTCAACGCGTTCACCGACTACGCCGAGGAGGCCCACCGCATCCTCGAACGGGTCGGGCTGGACGGCGAGGCCCACACCGTCGCCGAGACGCTCAGCCACGGCGCGAAACGGCAACTGGAGGTCGGCATCGCGCTCGCCGGCGACCCGGACGTCCTCCTGCTGGACGAACCGAACGCCGGCGTCTCCAGCGAGTCGGTCGGTGACATCATCGACCTCATCGAGGACGTGGCCGACGACCACGCGGTCCTGCTCGTCGAGCACAACATGGACATCGTGATGAACGTCTCCGACCACATCGTCGTCCTCGACCGGGGGAGCGTCATCGCCGACGGGCCGCCGAGCGAGGTTCGGGGCGACCCGACCGTGCAGGAGGCGTACCTCGGTGGCTACGAGCCGGGGACGGCCGGTCGGTCCGGATCGGACACCGGCTCGGAGGAGGGGAGCGTCGCATGA
- a CDS encoding aminoglycoside N(3)-acetyltransferase gives MSDSDETGSDGVLPVERSSEPITVESMAAALRALGVESDDCLLVHASLSSLGWVNGAAPAVVDALQRILTDGTLVMPTHSPDVSNPEWWENPPVPEDWYATVRETMPAYRPAVTPTRGMGAVAECFRSYPGVERSAHPMHSFAAWGTDSAFVTERHPLDDSLGDDSPLARVYDRDGRVLFLGTTHATNTSLHLAEYRADLGLERESKGSAVVRDGEREWVTFEDLAIDDEDFPECGAAFEAAHPEAVSRGEVGVAECALLDQRPMVDVAVEWFEANR, from the coding sequence ATGAGCGACAGCGACGAGACGGGCTCCGACGGGGTCCTCCCGGTCGAGCGTTCGTCCGAACCGATCACGGTCGAGTCGATGGCCGCGGCCCTCCGTGCCCTCGGCGTCGAGTCGGACGACTGCCTGCTGGTCCACGCCTCGCTCTCCTCGCTGGGGTGGGTCAACGGCGCCGCCCCGGCCGTCGTCGACGCCCTCCAGCGGATTCTCACCGACGGGACGCTCGTGATGCCGACCCACTCGCCCGACGTCTCGAACCCGGAGTGGTGGGAGAACCCACCCGTCCCCGAGGACTGGTACGCGACGGTGCGCGAGACGATGCCCGCCTACCGGCCCGCGGTGACTCCGACGCGCGGGATGGGGGCCGTCGCCGAGTGTTTCCGCTCGTACCCCGGCGTCGAGCGGAGCGCCCACCCGATGCACTCGTTCGCGGCGTGGGGGACCGACAGCGCGTTCGTCACGGAGAGGCACCCCCTCGACGACTCGCTCGGTGACGACTCGCCGCTCGCACGGGTGTACGACCGCGACGGACGGGTGCTGTTCCTCGGCACCACGCACGCGACGAACACGTCGCTCCACCTCGCGGAGTACCGCGCCGACCTCGGCCTCGAGCGCGAGTCGAAGGGGAGCGCCGTCGTCCGCGACGGCGAGCGCGAGTGGGTCACGTTCGAGGACCTCGCCATCGACGACGAGGACTTCCCCGAGTGCGGTGCGGCGTTCGAAGCGGCCCACCCCGAGGCCGTCTCGCGCGGCGAGGTGGGGGTCGCCGAGTGTGCGTTGCTGGACCAGCGACCGATGGTCGACGTCGCCGTCGAGTGGTTCGAGGCGAACCGCTAA
- a CDS encoding NifU family protein encodes MSTQAESEEDLRERVSNFLRRNFPQIQMHGGSAAIRDLDMETGEVTVMLGGACSGCGISPMTIQAIKSRMVQEIPEINTVHADTGMGGGGGGSGDGMGGGPMSPSFPGESSSDDDEGPQAPF; translated from the coding sequence ATGAGCACCCAAGCGGAGAGCGAGGAGGACCTGCGCGAGCGCGTCAGCAACTTCCTGCGCCGGAACTTCCCGCAGATCCAGATGCACGGCGGCAGCGCCGCCATCCGCGACCTCGACATGGAGACGGGCGAGGTCACCGTCATGCTCGGCGGTGCCTGCTCGGGCTGTGGTATCTCCCCGATGACCATCCAGGCCATCAAGTCCCGGATGGTGCAGGAGATCCCGGAGATCAACACGGTCCACGCCGACACCGGCATGGGCGGCGGCGGTGGCGGCTCCGGCGACGGGATGGGCGGCGGCCCGATGTCCCCGTCGTTCCCCGGCGAGTCCAGCAGCGACGACGACGAAGGCCCGCAGGCGCCGTTCTAG
- a CDS encoding branched-chain amino acid ABC transporter permease — MTGLGIDLVVAQSLVDGLGQFLRPSTLFSVLVDGLAKSALFLMIATGLTLIFGLMGVLNFAHGSLTMIGAYLGGLIMVLTVSQGTPNGTRLAVFFVGLFVVFGVLAALGGVIEVGLIRPLYDRPPIYQILLTFGVTLVLDELVRIVTLFYDIQPVADWQAALGTKPTWFTDPVDLGLASVRGLALFEILFGVATVVAVWAFLNRTRYGLVVRAGSEDSEMTEALGIDVRRVFTVVFALGAGIAGVAGMLLMWDKNWGASVPLAAETLLPAFVVVIVGGLGTFRGTVYAALIVGLADAVTTWWFINVVDLTFLPEVVVFAILVLVLVVKPRGLFGLAEVGGH, encoded by the coding sequence ATGACGGGCCTCGGCATCGACCTCGTCGTCGCCCAGTCGCTCGTCGACGGCCTCGGGCAGTTCCTCCGCCCCTCGACGCTGTTCTCGGTGCTTGTCGACGGGCTGGCGAAGTCGGCGCTGTTCCTGATGATCGCCACGGGACTGACCCTCATCTTCGGGCTGATGGGCGTGCTGAACTTCGCGCACGGCTCGCTGACGATGATCGGTGCGTACCTCGGCGGCCTCATCATGGTGCTGACCGTCTCGCAGGGGACGCCGAACGGGACGCGGCTGGCGGTGTTCTTCGTCGGTCTGTTCGTCGTCTTCGGCGTGCTGGCGGCGCTCGGTGGCGTCATCGAGGTCGGGCTCATCCGGCCGCTGTACGACCGCCCACCGATCTACCAGATACTGCTCACCTTCGGCGTGACGCTGGTGCTGGACGAACTGGTCCGCATCGTCACGCTGTTCTACGACATCCAGCCCGTGGCCGACTGGCAGGCCGCGCTCGGCACCAAGCCGACGTGGTTCACCGACCCGGTTGATCTGGGGCTGGCCTCCGTCCGGGGGCTGGCGCTGTTCGAGATCCTGTTCGGCGTCGCCACCGTCGTCGCGGTCTGGGCGTTCCTGAACCGGACCCGGTACGGCCTCGTCGTCCGGGCCGGCAGCGAGGACAGCGAGATGACCGAGGCGCTCGGTATCGACGTCCGGCGGGTGTTCACCGTCGTGTTCGCGCTCGGGGCCGGCATCGCGGGCGTCGCGGGGATGCTCCTGATGTGGGACAAGAACTGGGGCGCGAGCGTGCCGCTCGCGGCGGAGACGCTGCTGCCGGCGTTCGTCGTCGTCATCGTCGGCGGACTCGGCACCTTCCGCGGGACGGTGTACGCCGCGCTCATCGTCGGGCTCGCCGACGCCGTGACGACGTGGTGGTTCATCAACGTCGTCGACCTGACGTTCCTGCCCGAAGTCGTGGTGTTCGCCATCCTCGTGCTGGTGCTCGTGGTGAAACCGCGCGGGCTGTTCGGGTTAGCGGAGGTGGGCGGGCATTGA
- a CDS encoding helix-turn-helix domain-containing protein: protein MLELTLDMEQYDCPFIDTTEATDVSFAAVHWEFDSARHELETRMLVEGADRGALENGLGALADHENMRECTLLSKQGEAAQIRTTIDETDAMGTIRANEGYITGPFHIREGAELWHVGFDREATADETLEALDRANEFDVVERERVSPHSVTGFVQNVGAAMTLVEGCRDLSPTERRTLEAAVDRGYFESPRGASLGDLADEFGVSKTAVSKNLRRAEGKAMGRVSEALSEMDEDESA, encoded by the coding sequence ATGCTAGAACTCACCCTCGACATGGAGCAGTACGACTGCCCGTTCATCGACACGACGGAGGCGACGGACGTCTCGTTCGCGGCGGTCCACTGGGAGTTCGACAGCGCCCGGCACGAACTGGAGACGCGGATGCTGGTCGAGGGGGCCGACCGGGGGGCGCTGGAGAACGGGCTGGGGGCGCTCGCCGACCACGAGAACATGCGCGAGTGCACGCTGCTCTCGAAACAGGGCGAGGCGGCACAGATACGGACCACCATCGACGAGACGGACGCGATGGGGACCATCCGCGCCAACGAGGGGTACATCACCGGTCCGTTCCACATCCGCGAGGGAGCGGAGCTCTGGCACGTCGGCTTCGACCGGGAGGCCACCGCCGACGAGACGCTGGAGGCGCTCGACCGGGCCAACGAGTTCGACGTGGTCGAGCGCGAGCGCGTCTCGCCGCACTCCGTCACCGGGTTCGTCCAGAACGTCGGTGCGGCGATGACGCTCGTCGAGGGGTGTCGCGACCTCTCACCCACCGAGCGCCGCACGCTCGAGGCCGCCGTCGACCGGGGCTACTTCGAGTCACCGCGCGGGGCGTCGCTCGGTGACCTCGCCGACGAGTTCGGCGTCTCGAAGACCGCCGTCTCGAAGAACCTCCGCCGGGCCGAGGGGAAGGCGATGGGTCGGGTGAGCGAGGCGCTCTCGGAGATGGACGAGGACGAGTCGGCCTGA
- a CDS encoding branched-chain amino acid ABC transporter permease gives MFLPDVDTMTAVLYFGLFAMSFDFVSGYTGYLSFGHAVFYGTGAYFVVLAANGKVPLVPYDAPFLLLVVLGGVLAVVLSLLIGVVSFRLSGVYFAMITLGFSQVLYVFVRDWDYVGSSPRDGPAVVGPPDAVAPSFNVGIPGVDALNLAIGGLAGDSIEGLFGVVNLSSTEVTYFMAGLVVLVCYFAMQRLVHSPFGRVMVAIRENEERAEAVGYDPFRYKLAAFAVSAFFAAVAGGLFAGVRRSVSPDNSLFFLVTGDALLASIIGGFGTLAGPLYGRLFDESVREFLSKEGAGGGLLPYLRNTLPEGVLQTETIGGLTVQEGIGAFLNGHAALYIGILFVLFVLYVPNGILGTVRDRLGATTVAKWAGARLTSGGDGGSVRASSED, from the coding sequence ATGTTCCTGCCGGACGTGGACACCATGACGGCGGTGCTCTACTTCGGTCTGTTCGCGATGAGTTTCGACTTCGTCTCGGGGTACACCGGCTACCTCTCGTTCGGCCACGCCGTCTTCTACGGCACGGGGGCGTACTTCGTCGTCCTCGCGGCCAACGGGAAGGTGCCGCTGGTGCCCTACGACGCGCCGTTCCTCCTGCTGGTGGTGCTGGGCGGGGTGCTGGCGGTGGTGCTGTCGTTGCTCATCGGCGTCGTCTCGTTCCGCCTCTCGGGCGTCTACTTCGCGATGATCACGCTCGGGTTCTCGCAGGTGCTCTACGTGTTCGTCCGCGACTGGGACTACGTGGGCTCCTCGCCGCGGGACGGCCCCGCGGTGGTCGGCCCGCCGGACGCGGTGGCGCCGTCGTTCAACGTCGGCATCCCCGGCGTGGACGCGCTGAACCTCGCCATCGGTGGCCTCGCGGGTGACTCGATAGAGGGGCTGTTCGGCGTCGTGAACCTCTCCTCGACGGAGGTGACGTACTTCATGGCCGGCCTGGTCGTGCTCGTGTGTTACTTCGCGATGCAACGGCTGGTCCACTCCCCGTTCGGGCGCGTGATGGTCGCCATCCGCGAGAACGAGGAGCGTGCCGAGGCCGTGGGATACGACCCGTTCCGGTACAAACTGGCCGCGTTCGCGGTGAGCGCGTTCTTCGCCGCCGTCGCCGGCGGCCTGTTCGCCGGCGTCCGCCGGTCGGTGTCGCCGGACAACTCGCTGTTCTTCCTCGTCACGGGCGACGCGCTGCTCGCGTCCATCATCGGCGGGTTCGGCACCCTCGCCGGGCCGCTCTACGGCCGTCTCTTCGACGAGAGTGTCCGGGAGTTCCTGTCGAAGGAAGGGGCCGGTGGGGGGCTGCTCCCGTACCTCCGGAACACGCTGCCCGAGGGGGTGTTGCAGACGGAGACCATCGGTGGGCTGACCGTCCAGGAGGGTATCGGCGCGTTCCTGAACGGCCACGCCGCGCTCTACATCGGCATCCTGTTCGTCCTGTTCGTCCTCTACGTCCCGAACGGCATCCTCGGGACGGTCCGGGACCGACTGGGCGCGACCACGGTGGCGAAGTGGGCCGGCGCACGACTCACCTCCGGCGGCGACGGTGGGAGCGTGCGTGCGTCCAGCGAGGACTGA